In Microbacterium sp. 1.5R, the following are encoded in one genomic region:
- a CDS encoding ABC transporter ATP-binding protein has protein sequence MTSLLSAPSTAGASAIAGTAQPVRLQGVERSFTLSRGRRDVLRAVDVDVAAGEIVAIVGPSGCGKSTLLRLVGGLDAPTGGSIRIQDTRVADVDERTAVAFQEPRLLPWRTIAQNIELGLPRGTARREGRERVRELIELVGLEKAADQRPREVSGGMAQRASLARALARNPGVLLLDEPFGALDALTRLRMHDLLLKIHAAEPTTVLLVTHDVEEALYLADRVLLLRTLGDADTEAPSIVRAITVPGIRPRDRADRGLADLRAELLEGLGVDTHHRTATEETR, from the coding sequence ATGACCTCTCTGCTCTCGGCGCCCTCGACGGCCGGCGCGTCGGCGATCGCCGGCACCGCACAGCCGGTGCGCCTGCAGGGGGTGGAGCGCAGCTTCACACTCTCCCGCGGCCGGCGCGACGTCCTCCGCGCGGTCGACGTCGACGTCGCCGCCGGTGAGATCGTCGCCATCGTCGGTCCCTCCGGGTGCGGCAAGTCGACGTTGCTGCGGCTCGTCGGGGGACTGGATGCGCCGACCGGCGGCAGCATCCGCATCCAGGACACGCGCGTGGCCGACGTCGACGAGCGCACCGCCGTCGCGTTCCAGGAGCCCCGCCTGCTGCCATGGCGGACCATCGCCCAGAACATCGAACTCGGTCTGCCCCGTGGCACCGCGCGCCGCGAAGGCCGGGAACGTGTGCGGGAGCTCATCGAGCTCGTCGGCCTCGAGAAGGCCGCTGATCAGCGGCCACGCGAAGTGTCGGGTGGCATGGCCCAGCGCGCCTCGCTCGCACGCGCCCTCGCTCGCAATCCCGGCGTGCTGCTGCTCGACGAGCCGTTCGGTGCGCTCGATGCGCTCACCCGCCTGCGGATGCACGATCTGCTCCTCAAGATCCATGCGGCTGAGCCGACCACCGTGCTCCTCGTCACGCACGATGTCGAAGAAGCCCTCTATCTCGCCGATCGTGTGCTGCTGCTGCGCACGCTCGGCGACGCCGACACGGAAGCGCCGTCCATCGTGCGCGCGATCACCGTCCCCGGCATCCGACCCCGGGACCGCGCCGATCGCGGTCTCGCCGACCTCCGCGCAGAGCTCCTCGAAGGACTCGGCGTGGACACCCACCACCGCACCGCCACCGAGGAGACCCGATGA
- the rpsA gene encoding 30S ribosomal protein S1 has translation MTTATTAPATKQVAINDIGSAEDFLAAVEKTLKFFNDGDIIEGTIVKIDRDEVLLDVGYKTEGVIPSRELSIKHDVDPNEVVKVGDEVEALVLQKEDKEGRLILSKKRAQYERAWGDVEKIKENDGVVTGTVIEVVKGGLIVDIGLRGFLPASLIELRRVRDLTPYLGQEIEAKILELDKNRNNVVLSRRALLEQTQSESRTTFLNNLHKGQVRKGVVSSIVNFGAFVDLGGVDGLVHVSELSWKHIEHASEVVEVGQEVTVEILEVDLDRERVSLSLKATQEDPWQVFARTHAIGQVTPGKVTKLVPFGAFVRVADGIEGLVHISELSSKHVELAEQVVSVGEEVFVKVIDIDLERRRISLSLKQANEAVDVNGTEFDPALYGMLAEYDEAGEYKYPEGFDPETGAWKEGFDTQREAWEQEYAAAQARWEAHKAQVAKAAEAEAAAGDDFGGQVFSSEAAGAGTLADDEALAALREKLSGGNA, from the coding sequence ATGACTACCGCAACGACCGCCCCGGCCACCAAGCAGGTCGCCATCAACGACATCGGATCTGCTGAGGACTTCCTGGCCGCGGTCGAGAAGACCCTGAAGTTCTTCAACGACGGCGACATCATCGAAGGCACGATCGTCAAGATCGACCGCGATGAGGTCCTCCTCGATGTCGGATACAAGACCGAGGGCGTCATCCCCTCGCGCGAGCTCTCGATCAAGCACGACGTCGACCCGAACGAGGTCGTCAAGGTCGGCGACGAGGTCGAGGCCCTGGTTCTCCAGAAGGAGGACAAGGAAGGCCGTCTGATCCTCTCCAAGAAGCGTGCTCAGTACGAGCGTGCCTGGGGAGACGTCGAGAAGATCAAGGAGAACGACGGCGTCGTCACCGGTACGGTCATCGAGGTCGTCAAGGGTGGACTCATCGTCGACATCGGCCTCCGCGGCTTCCTGCCGGCCTCGCTCATCGAGCTGCGCCGCGTCCGCGACCTCACGCCGTACCTCGGCCAGGAGATCGAGGCCAAGATCCTCGAGCTCGACAAGAACCGCAACAACGTCGTGCTCAGCCGCCGTGCGCTGCTCGAGCAGACGCAGTCGGAGTCGCGCACCACGTTCCTGAACAACCTGCACAAGGGTCAGGTCCGCAAGGGTGTCGTGTCGTCGATCGTCAACTTCGGTGCATTCGTCGACCTGGGCGGCGTGGACGGCCTCGTGCACGTCTCCGAGCTGTCCTGGAAGCACATCGAGCACGCCTCCGAGGTCGTCGAGGTTGGCCAGGAGGTCACCGTCGAGATCCTCGAGGTCGACCTCGACCGCGAGCGCGTCTCCCTGTCGCTGAAGGCTACGCAGGAGGACCCGTGGCAGGTCTTCGCCCGTACCCACGCGATCGGACAGGTCACGCCGGGTAAGGTCACCAAGCTCGTTCCGTTCGGTGCGTTCGTTCGCGTCGCAGACGGCATCGAGGGCCTCGTCCACATCTCCGAGCTCTCCAGCAAGCACGTCGAGCTGGCCGAGCAGGTCGTGTCGGTCGGCGAAGAGGTCTTCGTCAAGGTCATCGACATCGACCTCGAGCGTCGTCGCATCTCGCTCTCGCTGAAGCAGGCGAACGAGGCAGTCGACGTCAACGGCACCGAGTTCGACCCGGCGCTCTACGGAATGCTCGCCGAGTACGACGAGGCCGGCGAGTACAAGTACCCGGAGGGCTTCGACCCCGAGACCGGTGCGTGGAAGGAAGGCTTCGACACCCAGCGCGAGGCATGGGAGCAGGAGTACGCTGCAGCCCAGGCTCGCTGGGAGGCGCACAAGGCTCAGGTTGCCAAGGCAGCCGAGGCCGAGGCGGCCGCTGGCGACGACTTCGGTGGTCAGGTCTTCTCGAGCGAGGCCGCAGGCGCGGGCACGCTCGCGGATGACGAGGCTCTCGCGGCTCTCCGCGAGAAGCTCTCGGGCGGCAACGCTTAA
- a CDS encoding 5'-3' exonuclease, giving the protein MPRADKLLLLDTASLYFRAFYGVPDKVTAPDGSPINAARGLLDIIAKLVTLYEPTHVVACWDDDWRPQWRVDLIPSYKAHRVVEVVPAGPDVEEVPDPLEAQIPLIRETLALLGIPIIGVAEHEADDVIGTLATHATMPVDIVTGDRDLFQLVDDARNVRVIYTARGMSNLEIVTDAVVVAKYGVLPSQYADFATMRGDASDGLPGVAGVGEKTAATLLQAHGDLAGIRAAAEAGEGMSAGVRAKVLAAATYLEVAPTVVAVATDLPITSPSDPLRPLDPCEADAATALAERWNLGGSMTRAVAAIATIDA; this is encoded by the coding sequence ATGCCCCGCGCCGACAAGCTCCTCCTGCTCGACACCGCAAGCCTCTACTTCCGTGCGTTCTACGGGGTGCCCGACAAAGTCACGGCGCCGGACGGCTCCCCGATCAACGCCGCACGAGGACTCCTCGACATCATCGCGAAGCTGGTGACGCTGTACGAGCCGACCCATGTGGTCGCGTGTTGGGACGACGACTGGCGACCCCAGTGGCGAGTCGACCTGATCCCCAGCTACAAGGCGCACCGTGTCGTCGAGGTCGTGCCCGCGGGGCCCGACGTCGAGGAGGTCCCCGACCCCCTCGAGGCGCAGATCCCCCTCATCCGCGAGACTCTCGCCCTGCTCGGCATCCCGATCATCGGCGTCGCGGAGCACGAAGCGGACGACGTGATCGGCACGCTGGCGACGCACGCCACCATGCCGGTCGACATCGTCACGGGCGATAGAGACCTGTTCCAGCTCGTCGACGACGCGAGGAACGTGCGCGTCATCTATACCGCACGAGGCATGAGCAATCTCGAGATCGTCACGGATGCCGTGGTCGTCGCGAAGTACGGCGTGCTGCCGAGCCAGTACGCCGACTTCGCGACGATGCGCGGCGACGCATCGGACGGACTTCCCGGCGTGGCCGGCGTCGGCGAGAAGACCGCGGCCACGCTCCTGCAGGCCCATGGCGATCTCGCCGGCATCCGCGCGGCTGCCGAGGCGGGTGAGGGGATGAGCGCCGGGGTCCGGGCGAAGGTGCTCGCCGCCGCGACGTACCTCGAGGTCGCCCCCACCGTCGTCGCCGTCGCGACCGACCTCCCGATCACCTCGCCGAGCGACCCGCTGCGTCCGCTCGACCCGTGCGAGGCTGATGCTGCGACCGCACTGGCTGAACGGTGGAACCTGGGCGGCTCGATGACCAGGGCCGTCGCCGCGATCGCGACGATCGACGCCTGA
- a CDS encoding PHP domain-containing protein, producing the protein MDPIAALLEIASLLERERASRYRAKAFRQAAATLQHLPEDVRSDPTRLRAAKGIGESTFGVIRQAQSGEVPDYLVELRGDVEPERVSALRAKLRGDLHAHTDWSDGTTPIGVMASAARALGHEYQAITDHSPRLRVARGLSAERLREQMPLVRAESGDGFTLLAGIEVDILEDGALDQEDALLGELDIVVASVHSKLRMDARPMTARMIAAVSHPRVNVLGHCTGRLVQGDRGTRPESQFDARAVFSACAENGVAVEINSRPERQDPPDDLIAIALEAGCLFSIDSDAHAPGQLSLLDHGAERAEKAGVPASRIITTWGLDRLLAWAS; encoded by the coding sequence ATGGACCCGATCGCCGCCCTGCTCGAGATCGCCTCGCTGCTGGAGCGGGAACGCGCGTCGCGGTACCGGGCGAAGGCCTTCCGTCAGGCAGCTGCGACCCTGCAGCACCTGCCGGAGGACGTGCGCTCGGATCCGACGAGGCTGCGCGCGGCGAAAGGGATCGGCGAATCGACCTTCGGAGTCATCCGACAGGCGCAGAGCGGAGAGGTTCCCGACTATCTCGTGGAGCTCCGAGGCGACGTGGAGCCCGAGCGCGTGTCGGCCCTGAGAGCGAAGCTCCGAGGGGACCTGCACGCGCACACCGACTGGTCGGACGGAACCACGCCTATCGGCGTGATGGCGTCAGCGGCGCGGGCTCTCGGTCACGAGTATCAGGCGATCACAGATCATTCCCCGCGTCTGCGGGTCGCCCGCGGACTCTCCGCGGAGCGGCTGCGCGAGCAGATGCCGCTCGTGAGGGCGGAATCGGGTGACGGGTTCACGCTGCTGGCGGGGATCGAGGTCGACATCCTCGAAGACGGCGCGCTGGATCAGGAGGACGCCCTCCTCGGGGAGCTCGACATCGTGGTCGCATCCGTCCATTCGAAGCTGCGGATGGACGCCCGGCCCATGACCGCACGGATGATCGCCGCCGTGAGCCACCCGCGCGTGAACGTGCTCGGGCATTGCACCGGACGGCTGGTGCAGGGGGACCGAGGCACTCGTCCGGAATCGCAGTTCGATGCCCGTGCAGTCTTCTCCGCATGCGCCGAGAACGGCGTCGCGGTCGAGATCAACTCCCGGCCGGAGCGTCAGGACCCGCCCGACGACCTGATCGCGATCGCCCTCGAGGCCGGCTGCCTCTTCTCGATCGACTCGGATGCGCACGCACCGGGTCAGCTCTCGCTCCTCGATCACGGTGCCGAGCGTGCCGAGAAGGCGGGGGTGCCTGCCTCCCGCATCATCACGACCTGGGGTCTCGACCGACTGCTGGCCTGGGCGAGCTGA
- the trpD gene encoding anthranilate phosphoribosyltransferase, with protein MADSLTWSDVLTTLLERRDLSVWESTWAMRQIMRGDVTQAQLAGFLVALRAKGETIDEIVGFRDAILEAAVPLPVSPDVLDIVGTGGDRVGTVNVSTTAAVIIGATGIPVVKHGNRAASSASGSSDVLSALGLELTLDPAAVSSILDRTGITFAWAGAFHPGFKHAGAVRAELGVPTVFNMLGPLCNPARAEANAVGVAQLERVPLITGVFRTRGATALVFRGDDGLDELTTTGHSRIWEVTRGDIHEHDLDPRDLGIPIADLADLIGGTPDHNAAVLRRTLEGETGAVRDIVLLNAAAGIVAFELSQDATQVQRPILERLREGYERAAAAVDDGRAIAKLDEWIGVSRELASA; from the coding sequence ATGGCTGATTCCCTGACCTGGTCCGACGTGCTCACCACTCTTCTGGAGCGTCGCGACCTCAGCGTCTGGGAATCGACGTGGGCGATGCGTCAGATCATGCGCGGCGACGTCACACAGGCGCAGCTCGCCGGTTTCCTCGTCGCCCTCCGCGCCAAGGGAGAGACGATCGATGAGATCGTCGGATTCCGTGATGCGATCCTCGAGGCGGCGGTCCCGCTGCCCGTGTCGCCCGACGTCCTCGACATCGTCGGCACCGGCGGTGACCGTGTCGGCACGGTCAACGTGTCGACCACCGCGGCGGTCATCATCGGGGCGACCGGCATCCCGGTGGTCAAGCACGGCAACCGCGCAGCCAGCTCCGCCTCCGGCTCATCCGACGTGCTGAGCGCGCTCGGGCTGGAGCTCACCCTCGATCCCGCGGCGGTGTCGTCGATCCTCGACCGCACGGGCATCACGTTCGCCTGGGCGGGCGCCTTCCACCCCGGGTTCAAGCACGCGGGCGCCGTCCGTGCCGAACTCGGCGTCCCCACCGTCTTCAACATGCTCGGCCCCCTCTGCAACCCGGCTCGGGCCGAGGCGAACGCCGTCGGGGTGGCGCAGCTCGAGCGCGTCCCCCTCATCACGGGAGTGTTCCGGACGCGGGGCGCCACGGCCCTGGTGTTCCGCGGAGACGACGGCCTCGACGAGCTGACGACCACGGGGCACAGCCGCATCTGGGAGGTCACGCGCGGTGACATCCACGAGCACGATCTCGATCCTCGAGATCTCGGGATCCCGATCGCGGACCTCGCGGATCTGATCGGCGGAACGCCCGACCACAACGCGGCGGTGCTGCGCCGGACGCTCGAGGGGGAGACGGGCGCGGTGCGAGACATCGTGCTCCTCAACGCGGCGGCCGGGATCGTCGCCTTCGAGCTGTCCCAGGACGCGACTCAGGTGCAGCGACCGATCCTCGAGCGTCTCCGCGAGGGCTACGAGCGGGCAGCCGCGGCGGTCGACGACGGTCGCGCCATAGCGAAGCTCGACGAATGGATCGGCGTCAGCCGCGAGCTGGCATCCGCATAG
- the ctaE gene encoding aa3-type cytochrome oxidase subunit III gives MVTTSATYAPAARTIKRPNPVAVGTIVWLGSEVMFFAGLFAIYFTLRSTSPELWADRTELLNVPFAFVNTAILVLSSFTCQMGVFAAEDLQPYRIAKGRKNGAGRRRLFGWGMVEWFFLTFALGAIFVSGQVWEYAQLVAEGMPISADSYASAFYLTTGFHALHVTGGLIAFLLVIGRAYAVKNFRHKEATSSIVVSYYWHFVDVVWIVLFVVIYFLK, from the coding sequence ATGGTGACGACCTCAGCGACGTATGCCCCGGCGGCAAGAACGATCAAGCGCCCCAACCCGGTAGCTGTCGGCACCATTGTGTGGCTCGGCAGCGAGGTGATGTTCTTCGCGGGACTCTTCGCGATCTACTTCACGCTCCGCAGCACCTCCCCCGAGCTCTGGGCCGACCGCACCGAACTGCTGAACGTCCCGTTCGCGTTCGTGAACACGGCGATCCTCGTGCTCTCCTCGTTCACGTGCCAGATGGGCGTGTTCGCGGCCGAGGACCTGCAGCCGTACCGCATCGCCAAGGGACGGAAGAACGGCGCCGGCCGCCGTCGCCTGTTCGGCTGGGGCATGGTCGAGTGGTTCTTCCTCACCTTCGCCCTCGGCGCGATCTTCGTCTCCGGGCAGGTCTGGGAGTACGCGCAGCTCGTCGCAGAAGGCATGCCGATCAGCGCTGACTCCTACGCATCCGCGTTCTACCTGACGACCGGCTTCCACGCCCTGCACGTCACCGGCGGTCTGATCGCCTTCCTCCTCGTCATCGGCCGTGCGTACGCCGTCAAGAATTTCCGGCACAAGGAGGCGACCTCCTCGATCGTGGTGTCCTACTACTGGCACTTCGTCGACGTCGTCTGGATCGTGCTGTTCGTCGTCATTTACTTCCTGAAATAA
- the qcrC gene encoding cytochrome bc1 complex diheme cytochrome c subunit — MAREKKRRSNGRRSPLAAAALIGAGLMITGAVYAGTSAAFAATDTQTTAASTLTVEDGEKLFTANCATCHGLDLQGTANGPSLYGVGELAVEFQMSTGRMPLQMQGPQAPQKEPQFTEEQILAISSFVQESAPGPTFPEDHILDGEGDVANGAELFRVNCAMCHNVAAAGGALTEGKYAPALTETSALHMYAAMVTGPQNMPVFGDMNLSDEDKRDIISALLYQQQSVQIGGFSLGSLGPVSEGLFVWIFGIGALVAITVWITAKSN, encoded by the coding sequence ATGGCACGAGAGAAGAAGCGCCGTTCGAATGGCCGTCGCAGTCCCCTGGCTGCGGCAGCCCTCATCGGAGCAGGCCTCATGATCACCGGCGCCGTGTACGCCGGAACGTCCGCAGCCTTCGCTGCGACCGACACCCAGACCACCGCGGCGAGCACGCTCACCGTCGAGGACGGCGAGAAGCTGTTCACGGCCAACTGCGCCACCTGCCACGGTCTCGATCTGCAGGGCACGGCGAACGGACCGAGCCTCTACGGCGTCGGCGAGCTCGCGGTCGAGTTCCAGATGTCGACCGGCCGCATGCCGCTGCAGATGCAGGGGCCCCAGGCGCCGCAGAAGGAGCCGCAGTTCACCGAGGAGCAGATCCTCGCGATCTCCTCCTTCGTGCAGGAGTCGGCTCCCGGCCCCACCTTCCCCGAGGACCACATCCTCGACGGCGAAGGCGACGTCGCCAACGGCGCGGAGCTGTTCCGCGTCAACTGCGCGATGTGCCACAACGTGGCGGCCGCCGGAGGAGCACTCACCGAGGGCAAGTACGCCCCCGCACTGACCGAGACCAGCGCGCTGCACATGTACGCGGCCATGGTCACCGGCCCCCAGAACATGCCCGTCTTCGGCGACATGAACCTGTCGGACGAAGACAAGCGCGACATCATCTCGGCTCTGCTCTACCAGCAGCAGTCCGTGCAGATCGGCGGTTTCTCGCTCGGTTCGCTCGGTCCCGTCTCCGAGGGCCTGTTCGTCTGGATCTTCGGCATCGGCGCGCTCGTCGCCATCACCGTGTGGATCACGGCGAAGTCCAACTGA
- the qcrA gene encoding cytochrome bc1 complex Rieske iron-sulfur subunit yields the protein MAHDDDSQALDRAYQPSPGLGVAVSDPVQNPGLPPHRARMTDKDPRAEKAAERTVYTLFYLSLAGSIWAVAAYMLFPIESGALIDIRQNNLFIGLGIALALLSIGIGAIHWSKALMSDKEHIEHRHPTRGKDSTREAVVEAFATANEESGFGRRTMIRNSLFAAIVASIIPGVTLFRGLAPHSTPDDPTAGDPVTLLKHTMWEKGQRLVRDPDGTPIRAADVTLGSAFHVIPEDLAELSHHDGYLEEKAKAIVLMMRLRPEQLIEAEDRKDWSYDGIVAYSKVCTHVGCPVALYEQQTHHLLCPCHQSQFDVTDHAKVIFGPAARPLPQLPITVDDEGYLVARSDFTEPVGPSFWERH from the coding sequence ATGGCACACGACGACGACTCGCAGGCTCTTGACAGGGCCTACCAGCCCTCTCCGGGGCTGGGTGTCGCAGTCAGCGATCCCGTGCAGAACCCGGGGCTGCCGCCGCACCGCGCGCGGATGACCGACAAGGACCCGCGCGCTGAGAAGGCTGCAGAGCGCACGGTCTACACGCTGTTCTATCTCTCGCTGGCAGGAAGCATCTGGGCGGTCGCCGCCTACATGCTCTTCCCCATCGAGAGCGGCGCGCTCATCGACATCCGTCAGAACAACCTCTTCATCGGTCTGGGCATCGCACTCGCGCTGCTCTCGATCGGCATCGGCGCGATCCACTGGTCCAAGGCGCTGATGAGCGACAAGGAGCACATCGAGCACCGTCACCCCACCCGGGGCAAGGACTCGACGCGAGAGGCCGTCGTCGAGGCGTTCGCCACGGCCAACGAGGAGTCCGGTTTCGGACGACGGACGATGATCCGCAACTCGCTGTTCGCGGCGATCGTGGCCTCGATCATCCCCGGTGTCACGCTCTTCCGCGGTCTCGCTCCGCACAGCACACCCGACGACCCCACCGCGGGCGATCCGGTCACGCTGCTGAAGCACACCATGTGGGAGAAGGGCCAGCGTCTCGTGCGCGACCCCGACGGCACCCCGATCCGCGCAGCGGATGTGACCCTCGGATCCGCATTCCACGTGATCCCCGAGGATCTCGCAGAGCTCAGCCACCACGACGGCTACCTCGAGGAGAAGGCCAAGGCCATCGTGCTGATGATGCGCCTGCGCCCCGAGCAGCTCATCGAGGCCGAAGACCGCAAGGACTGGTCGTACGACGGCATCGTCGCGTACTCGAAGGTCTGCACGCACGTCGGATGCCCGGTGGCACTCTACGAGCAGCAGACGCACCACCTCCTCTGCCCCTGCCACCAGTCGCAGTTCGACGTCACGGATCACGCCAAGGTCATCTTCGGACCTGCCGCGCGTCCGCTGCCGCAGCTGCCCATCACCGTCGACGACGAGGGCTACCTCGTCGCACGCAGTGACTTCACCGAGCCCGTCGGCCCGAGCTTCTGGGAGCGCCATTGA
- the qcrB gene encoding cytochrome bc1 complex cytochrome b subunit, whose translation MSTATLSKEDKDNKAPLGGRFVGAASNYIDERTSISGFVKELGRKIFPDHWSFMLGEIALWSFVVVFLSGTFLTFFFQASMVETHYTGAYAPMRGIEMSAALESSLHISFDLRGGLLVRQIHHWAALVFVAGIGVHMLRVFFTGAFRKPRELNWVIGFVLFVLAMAEGFTGYSLPDDLLSGNGLRIIDGMIKGIPLIGTWTSFLLFGGEFPGTDIVGRLYTLHILLLPLLVIGLIAVHLMLMIVNKHTQFAGPGRTNDNVVGYPMMPVYMSKMGGYLFIVFGTIVLIATFFQINPIWNYGPYDPSPVSAGTQPDWYIGFADGALRLAPSNLDVVFLDRTWSFGILLPLVVLGLFIVLVAIYPFIEAWITGDKREHHIAQRPRNAATRTAIGVAGVIFYAVLWAAASSDLIATHFMLTMEGVIHALQALLFVGPVLGYFIAKRIALALQKKDREIVLHGFESGRIVRLPGGEFIEVHQPVDTYDRWKLIDVDNYEPLVVRPNAKGRISWTENLRSSISRWFFEDRLAPLTQAEIEAADAHQHHVTAQNDETEAAEIQGAHERAGVPDAPITVSETHVDETANTPSTVIATEPVKKPRKKKSEDDE comes from the coding sequence TTGAGCACCGCAACGCTGTCCAAAGAGGACAAGGACAACAAGGCGCCTCTCGGCGGCCGATTCGTCGGCGCCGCGTCGAACTACATCGATGAGCGCACCAGCATCTCCGGCTTCGTCAAGGAGCTCGGCCGCAAGATCTTCCCCGACCACTGGTCGTTCATGCTCGGCGAGATCGCGCTGTGGAGCTTCGTGGTCGTGTTCCTGTCCGGAACCTTCCTGACGTTCTTCTTCCAGGCCTCCATGGTCGAGACGCACTACACGGGCGCCTATGCTCCGATGCGCGGCATCGAGATGTCGGCGGCACTCGAGTCGTCGCTGCACATCTCGTTCGACCTCCGCGGTGGTCTCCTGGTTCGCCAGATCCACCACTGGGCCGCACTCGTCTTCGTCGCGGGAATCGGCGTGCACATGCTGCGCGTGTTCTTCACCGGCGCGTTCCGCAAGCCCCGCGAGCTCAACTGGGTGATCGGCTTCGTGCTGTTCGTCCTGGCGATGGCCGAGGGCTTCACCGGATACTCGCTTCCCGACGACCTGCTCTCGGGCAACGGCCTCCGCATCATCGACGGCATGATCAAGGGCATCCCGCTGATCGGCACCTGGACCTCGTTCCTCCTCTTCGGCGGCGAGTTCCCGGGTACGGACATCGTCGGACGCCTGTACACGCTGCACATCCTGCTGCTGCCGTTGCTGGTGATCGGTCTCATCGCCGTGCACCTCATGCTGATGATCGTCAACAAGCACACGCAGTTCGCCGGCCCCGGCCGTACGAACGACAACGTCGTCGGCTACCCGATGATGCCGGTGTACATGTCGAAGATGGGCGGCTACCTGTTCATCGTCTTCGGCACGATCGTGCTGATCGCGACGTTCTTCCAGATCAACCCGATCTGGAACTACGGCCCGTACGACCCCTCCCCCGTCTCCGCCGGTACTCAGCCTGACTGGTACATCGGATTCGCGGACGGCGCCCTGCGCCTCGCTCCGTCCAACCTCGACGTGGTCTTCCTCGATCGCACCTGGTCGTTCGGAATCCTGCTGCCGCTGGTCGTCCTCGGGCTCTTCATCGTGCTCGTCGCGATCTACCCCTTCATCGAGGCGTGGATCACGGGAGACAAGCGCGAGCACCACATCGCTCAGCGTCCGCGCAACGCGGCGACCCGCACCGCGATCGGCGTCGCCGGCGTGATCTTCTACGCCGTCCTGTGGGCTGCAGCGTCCTCCGACCTCATCGCGACGCACTTCATGCTGACCATGGAGGGCGTGATCCACGCGCTCCAGGCGCTGCTGTTCGTCGGACCGGTCCTCGGCTACTTCATCGCCAAGCGGATCGCCCTCGCGCTGCAGAAGAAGGACCGCGAGATCGTGCTGCACGGTTTCGAGTCCGGACGCATCGTCCGCCTTCCCGGCGGCGAGTTCATCGAGGTGCACCAGCCGGTCGACACGTACGACCGCTGGAAGCTCATCGATGTGGACAACTACGAGCCTCTGGTCGTGCGTCCGAACGCGAAGGGACGAATCTCGTGGACGGAGAACCTCCGTTCTTCCATCTCACGGTGGTTCTTCGAGGACCGGCTCGCGCCGCTCACGCAGGCGGAGATCGAAGCTGCGGACGCTCACCAGCACCACGTCACGGCTCAGAACGATGAGACCGAGGCGGCGGAGATCCAGGGCGCCCATGAGCGCGCCGGCGTCCCCGACGCTCCGATCACCGTCAGCGAGACGCACGTCGACGAGACGGCGAACACTCCCAGCACGGTCATCGCGACCGAGCCGGTGAAGAAGCCTCGCAAGAAGAAGTCCGAGGACGACGAGTAA
- a CDS encoding RidA family protein — protein MSSAVQLIRSADLAAAPYAYAATAPAGSRLIFLAGACPLEDDGTTTAPGDYAAQASRCLETLDLALRASGATIADVISTRVLVASSSQADLVTAWNVVHEAFAEHDVPSTLMGVTVLGYDDQLVEIEAVAAIAETNR, from the coding sequence ATGAGCTCCGCAGTCCAACTCATCCGATCCGCCGATCTCGCTGCCGCCCCCTATGCCTACGCCGCCACTGCTCCGGCGGGCTCCCGACTCATCTTCCTCGCGGGCGCCTGCCCGCTCGAGGACGACGGAACCACCACGGCCCCCGGCGACTACGCCGCGCAAGCGTCACGTTGCCTGGAGACCCTCGATCTCGCGCTGCGCGCCAGTGGCGCCACGATCGCCGACGTCATCAGCACGCGGGTCCTCGTGGCGTCGTCGTCTCAGGCTGATCTGGTCACGGCATGGAACGTCGTTCACGAGGCCTTCGCGGAGCACGACGTACCGAGCACCCTCATGGGCGTCACCGTGCTGGGGTACGACGACCAGCTGGTGGAGATCGAAGCGGTCGCTGCGATCGCGGAGACGAACCGATGA
- a CDS encoding GNAT family N-acetyltransferase — protein sequence MSSAIRPATSEDAELLTAIEAQADALLIDSLGAPVWPPAANGAERLAEPGFVLVLEESEGSSPVGFVHVLDSDGHAHLEQLSVLPTVGRQGFGRRLVSAALDEARDRGYTRMTLRTYAEIPWNAPFYASCGFLESIPETPFQRGLVETEAALGLDRYGRRVQMTAEL from the coding sequence ATGAGCTCTGCGATCAGGCCCGCCACGTCCGAGGATGCGGAGCTCCTGACCGCCATCGAGGCCCAGGCTGACGCTCTCCTGATCGACAGTCTGGGGGCGCCAGTATGGCCTCCCGCTGCGAACGGTGCCGAACGCCTCGCCGAGCCGGGATTCGTTCTCGTTCTGGAAGAGTCAGAGGGCTCCTCCCCTGTGGGTTTCGTCCATGTCCTGGACTCCGACGGTCATGCGCACCTCGAACAGCTGTCTGTCCTCCCCACCGTGGGACGACAGGGATTCGGACGCCGCCTTGTGAGCGCTGCACTCGATGAGGCGCGGGATCGCGGCTACACGCGCATGACCTTGCGGACCTATGCCGAGATCCCGTGGAACGCGCCCTTCTACGCGTCGTGCGGGTTCCTCGAGAGCATCCCCGAGACGCCGTTCCAGCGCGGCCTGGTGGAGACCGAGGCCGCCCTCGGCCTCGACCGATACGGACGCCGCGTCCAGATGACAGCGGAGCTCTGA